Proteins encoded together in one Salvelinus fontinalis isolate EN_2023a chromosome 6, ASM2944872v1, whole genome shotgun sequence window:
- the LOC129858441 gene encoding rho-related GTP-binding protein RhoG-like encodes MQNVKCVVVGDGAVGKTCLLISYTTNAFPEEYIPTVFDNYSAQMTVDGRIISLNLWDTAGQEEYDRLRTLSYPQSNVFVICFSIGSPSSHANVRHKWHSEVSHHCPSVPILLVGTKSDLRNDGETVKKLKEQGLAPITKQQGNSIAKQIGAMKYMECSALTQEGVREVFTEAVRAVLYPVTKKNAKKCVLL; translated from the exons ATGCAGAACGTAAAGTGTGTAGTGGTGGGTGACGGTGCCGTGGGTAAAACATGCCTCCTCATCTCCTACACCACCAACGCTTTCCCTGAGGAGTACATCCCCACCGTGTTCGACAACTACAGCgcccag ATGACGGTTGACGGCCGCATCATCAGCCTCAACCTGTGGGACACAGCCGGACAAGAGGAGTACGACCGCCTCCGTACTCTCTCATACCCCCAATCCAACGTCTTCGTTATCTGTTTCTCCATCGGGAGTCCTTCATCCCACGCCAACGTCCGCCACAAGTGGCACTCGGAGGTGTCTCACCACTGCCCCAGCGTGCCCATCCTCCTAGTGGGGACCAAGAGTGACCTGAGGAATGATGGGGAGACGGTGAAGAAGCTGAAGGAGCAGGGTTTAGCTCCCATCACAAAGCAACAGGGGAACAGCATCGCTAAGCAGATAGGAGCGATGAAGTACATGGAGTGTtccgctctgacgcaggaaggggTCAGGGAAGTGTTCACCGAGGCAGTACGGGCCGTGTTGTATCCCGTTACCAAAAAGAATGCCAAGAAGTGTGTACTGTTGTAA